One genomic window of Halanaerobium saccharolyticum subsp. saccharolyticum DSM 6643 includes the following:
- a CDS encoding acyl carrier protein, with amino-acid sequence MEDILGKVIDIVAEELAVDRDEVTEDSSFIEDLGADSLDVVELVMAFEEEFDVEIPDEDAEDIRTVDDAVSYLEEIL; translated from the coding sequence GTGGAAGATATTCTAGGAAAAGTTATTGATATTGTAGCAGAAGAATTAGCAGTTGACAGAGATGAAGTTACTGAAGACTCTTCATTTATAGAAGATCTTGGAGCAGATTCTTTAGATGTGGTAGAATTAGTTATGGCATTTGAAGAAGAATTTGATGTAGAAATACCTGATGAGGATGCTGAAGATATTCGCACAGTTGATGATGCTGTAAGTTATTTAGAAGAAATTCTTTAA